Below is a window of Populus alba chromosome 2, ASM523922v2, whole genome shotgun sequence DNA.
TATTATAAGCACGCGTAAAAGCACATAAATACAGTTGAAGGTACTAAAATCTATAACACTGCAAGAAACAACACGACCCAAACCCCAACAGCTTATAATAGAAGGTCAAGaagaaagataaatttatttatacctTGAGCCTATGATCACCACCAACAATCTTGACCCCAAGGATGTGCTCTTCATCATCAAGAAGTTCAAGCCTCTCGGTACTAGTAGTTGCAGGAAGTCCAGATTTAACATTCACCTCCCTAACACTTCCAATCCCAAGCTCTCCATTCATAACGCACCTGCTCACAAATGGCTTATAACTCTGTGGCTGATCAAATCGCCTCACCAGTGACCAAACCTgatccaaataaacaaaaaatatatatattcatcaaacaaaatcaaaccaGATTTTCTATCGATAAGAATCCGTTTATATATGCAGAGTACACACAACAAGATatcgaaaagaaataaaaataaagccccATTATTTATATTGGTTTATCAAAAATGAACGAGAAAACAAATAGCAGAGAGAACCCCATTACGAGAAAAGGCAGAAATGAAGCAAAACCAGCCGAAATCGAGTAAAAATTACCAGATTTGACACAGAACAAGGAAGTCAAACACCTTAGAAAAGGAGTCAAACAAATCAACGAACACAAAATCAACCAATCAACGACCAAAACAGAGTATCAAAAATAAACTCACAAGGTGAGCAGGAGCTTTGATGTGCTTAACAAGAGCAGACGTGCACTGGTTCTCCGCAGGCTCGTGTTGATGGTGTCTCCGTATGTATTGAACCTCTGCTGCACTGTACGCATCACCACCGTTCATTCTTTTTATCAGATGATTATCAATATAGTTTGTGTcgtctatctctctctctttgtctgAAAAGGAAATATGATCCTTTTAAAGATAAGATTAgaaggaggagaagagaagagggttCGTATTTGGATTTGAAGGAAGGAAGGATAGCCTTTCACTCGCTCGCTCGGTTTGGCTGTtcgttttattttagattagcAGGATGCAAGAAAGTCCATCAATCCACCGACAATCTtctattttatatagttttcacTAAAAAGCCCAGCCTAAGCTATGGGCCCATCTTACTCCACTAGACAAGATTCCTATATAATAGTAAtatccttttatataaaaaaaaaaaaaataaaaaacagagagagagagagagagatcgtgTGCGGTGACAGTCCATTGTTGTTTTGTTCATTGAAtattgataatgattttttttaggtggTTAGGTATTTAGCGTGTAATGTGACCACCACCAGGCATATTGGGTTTACTTTAAAGTCAAACTATGTGGAGTGGGAGAGATGTTGGGAATTacaatgacggttttgaccatTGAAGACTTGTCTGATTGGTgctgtgttgttgttgttgtttattaaaagtttttttttattattattattattatattaaataatcaaaatattaaaaaataataaatcgattattttttaaaaatgaaacatgcgaaaaaaaaggttattccTCTTTTaaacactcatttttttttcagattaaagtataaatataaaaatatatattttctatccaTTCAACATGTGTAATTAAAGTATAAATTTTGTTCGAATGTGTATTAATTTCACCTCTCCCgttttaaattgaaatcaacaattgaatttatttatttattttactaaaaactTGGAAAAATCAGGATCAGttagaaaaattatgaagttttttACTAATTAATAAGATTGGTAATTGAATCACCCAGTCAAGAAAGTATTATGCTTGAAGGACTAATATATATGAAGTTTGCCTAAAAAttagcattgaaaaaaaaatagtatttgatattgtggtaacgattatttttcaaaaagttttttactcgaaaatatattaaaataatattttttatttaatttttaaaatttatttttattatcaacacatcaaaactattcaaaaatataaaaaaaatcatatttttttttaacaaatagaGTTTGATTTGTGTTTCCAAACGTCTCTTTATCTACTTTCTTTCTTCGTtctttctaataaataaatcattggtTTTTATTTCCTCTTATGCTGGtatcattcttattttttttaaggtgagattataatttaaatatattcatagaagcaataataaataatcacacacatacatatatataaaaaacacccACACTCTCGTGTAAACAAAGACTACGCTATGAAAGTTATCAATAAATCCacttttatgtgaaaaaaaaaaaatgacagtatTGAATAATTGTTCTGGAAGCCGCAACCACttgctaatataaaataacataaaagtggcacttgaggtcttggccccgtggttgaagggacttgttcccttcctctgcatcctgggttcaaacctcactgtGCACCCTTGTCACCCCCGCgatgccttacatgttcactgggtttgcaagATGTTTAGTGaaccgtgagattagtcgtggtgcgcgcaaactGGTCCAAACacccatgtaaataaaaaaaaaataacataaaagtgTGGAACTACGCATGCATGCCTACCTGCTTTCTTTGGGATCATGTTGGTTTGCATATTGTCACTTGTCAGCAAGTTGCACTAAATATTATTTGGGAGTCTtgtagtggttttttttattttaaaaatatattaaaataatatttttttttttttatttttaaaaaaaatatttttatatagtaaatcaaattatctgaaaaaaaatattaatttaaaacaaaaaaaataaaaaaaaatcatttttttaaaaaaaatattttaaaaacacaataacaaaTATACCTATAGCAATAATGGGGACATTCAACAACCCCACTACATTCTCTCTTCCTTGGCACGAAGCCAAATCTTTACCGTTGTTCAAGGACTGGATAAAAGGTGAAGAAAATATCACATCCacccatgaaagttgtaaagGAACTGTAATTCTTAAatgtagtttaattaattagatttatatttattttttttagaagttattaatttaaattttataaattttaaagttattaaaaatttatataataattaaggttataaaattattttagatatatataaactaatagaatatttatgttaataataataataaaaaataaaaataaatatagaaagagaaagggGGAAGGAGGAACTGTAATTCTTCGTATGGGTTTCATGTACTGGACCCGTCAGGTTTGATAGGGCATTTTCCTAGAATGCCCTGGGTTTTTTTATAGCTAAAAACAATGGATGCCTATCTATGCGGGTGGGATCCGGTGAACATCGTCCAACCATATGATCAGTCATTCTGACGGCAAGATTGTAATGTTTTAAGGATTTTTAATGCTCCtatccaaaaaaatttcttaattatttttttaaaaaaattatttttaatattaatatataaaaaatctaaaaatactaaaaataaactttcaaaaaacaaagttaagctgtaataccaaataaaaaaaaaaccattaacttTTATCAACACCGAATGTATTATAAACGGAAGCATGTGggaataacaaagaaaattttttttaaaaaaataaaaacaaattgcataAATGAGAAGACAACAAACAAATTTTCGAACATGTTTTACTATAGTTACCTATCAAgaaatataactaaataaaactACATTCCAACTTTCAAAAAGTTTCAGGACATGTTTGGATTGTAGTAGTAGTtttgatttaaagtatttttcgcttataaatgattttaaatgatattttttttattttaaaaaattatttttgagattaatatatcaaaataatctaaaaatataaaaaaataacaaaaaaattgagttttcaatctaaaataaatgcttaatgatgataatgaaaAAAGGAGAGGAGTGGAGCAAACCCAGATGAATAACTTAAACATCTATTATTCTTTCAAACTCACAACCCGTGAAATTTTATATCCAAACTCAATCATaagcttaattctcaaccaattcaatgttgaaggatgaaaccacaaaaaaatcaatttaaaaaagttgtcaaagtaaaaaaaatagcaataaaaaaaagatgattaaatcttaaaaaaaataaagaatgatgaaattataagaactcaatatataaaaagaataagaaccaaatatgataaaaaaaaaattaaaggagg
It encodes the following:
- the LOC118057705 gene encoding abscisic acid receptor PYL9; translated protein: MNGGDAYSAAEVQYIRRHHQHEPAENQCTSALVKHIKAPAHLVWSLVRRFDQPQSYKPFVSRCVMNGELGIGSVREVNVKSGLPATTSTERLELLDDEEHILGVKIVGGDHRLKNYSSIMTVHPEIIDGRPGTLVIESFIVDVPDGNTKDETCYFVKALIRCNLKSLADVSERMAVQDLVEPINQF